Within the Herbaspirillum sp. RTI4 genome, the region ATTTGTTTGACCACGCCAGCGTGGTCGGTATCGATTTCATTGAGCAGCTTCATGGCTTCGATCAGGCACAGTGTGTCGCCTTCCTTGACTTCCTTGCCCACTTCGACGAACGCCGGAGCGCCGGGCGCCGAAGAGCGGTAGAACGTGCCGACCATTGGCGATTTCACGACGAAACCTTCTGGCACGGCCGGTGCAGCGACGACTTCAACTGGCGCTGCAGCGGCGGCTGGCATCATTTGCGGCGGATATTGCATGCCTTGCTGCGGCATCATGACCATTTGGTTTTGCGGATGAGGGGAGGACTTGACGATGCGTACCTTGCTTTCGCCTTCAGTCACTTCCAGCTCTTCAATGTCC harbors:
- the accB gene encoding acetyl-CoA carboxylase biotin carboxyl carrier protein, translated to MDLRKLKTLIDLVAESDIEELEVTEGESKVRIVKSSPHPQNQMVMMPQQGMQYPPQMMPAAAAAPVEVVAAPAVPEGFVVKSPMVGTFYRSSAPGAPAFVEVGKEVKEGDTLCLIEAMKLLNEIDTDHAGVVKQILIENGQPVEFGQPLFIIG